One segment of Niveibacterium microcysteis DNA contains the following:
- a CDS encoding putative O-glycosylation ligase, exosortase A system-associated, with translation MRDILILLLILGFALAALRRPWIGVMGWTWISIMNPHRLTWRLEDLPVAALMAGCTLIGLTLTREKRQPFISPSVAVLLMFMIWMCITYPFSIFEDKSWEMFTRVMKIDFMILVALMLLRTRAHIQWLTWAIVFSIGFFGVKGGLFTIATGGNFRVWGPAESFIEGNNEIALAMIITIPLMRYLQLQLAPDKKWQRHAFTLAMLLTAAAAVGSHSRGALLAIAAMSGFLWLRSPNKLAGGIVMVVAAVGLVAFMPEQWSSRMHTIGEYQQDASAMGRINAWWMAWNLASDRFFGGGFQIYSLIVFQQYAPDPTDVHAAHSIYFQVLGEHGFVGLFLFLLLWFMVWRDGAWLRKHTQDLPEARWARDLGSMCQVALVGYLVGGAFLSLAYFDLPYNLLVLTALTRRWVAERAWLTEPADAPLIGNRSAKRVEAAT, from the coding sequence ATGCGTGACATACTGATCCTGCTTCTCATCCTTGGCTTTGCCTTGGCGGCGCTGCGTCGACCATGGATCGGCGTGATGGGGTGGACCTGGATCTCGATCATGAACCCCCACCGCCTGACCTGGCGGCTTGAAGACTTGCCCGTTGCTGCGCTGATGGCCGGCTGCACCCTGATCGGCCTGACGCTCACGCGAGAGAAGCGTCAGCCTTTCATCTCGCCCTCGGTTGCCGTGCTGCTCATGTTCATGATCTGGATGTGCATCACCTATCCGTTCTCAATCTTCGAGGATAAGAGTTGGGAGATGTTCACCCGTGTCATGAAGATTGATTTCATGATTCTCGTCGCACTGATGCTGTTGCGAACGCGCGCGCATATTCAGTGGCTGACCTGGGCTATCGTGTTTTCGATCGGGTTCTTTGGTGTCAAGGGCGGCCTATTCACGATTGCCACCGGCGGCAACTTCCGCGTCTGGGGCCCGGCTGAATCCTTCATCGAAGGCAACAACGAAATCGCGCTCGCGATGATCATCACGATTCCGCTGATGCGCTACCTGCAACTGCAATTGGCGCCCGACAAAAAGTGGCAGCGGCACGCCTTTACTTTGGCGATGCTCTTGACCGCGGCTGCGGCAGTGGGTAGCCACTCACGCGGTGCGCTGCTGGCCATCGCGGCCATGTCCGGGTTCCTCTGGTTGCGCAGTCCGAACAAGCTGGCCGGTGGCATTGTCATGGTCGTTGCAGCCGTCGGGCTGGTCGCCTTCATGCCCGAGCAGTGGAGCTCGCGCATGCACACCATCGGCGAGTATCAGCAAGACGCCTCAGCGATGGGCCGGATCAATGCCTGGTGGATGGCCTGGAACCTGGCGAGTGATCGCTTCTTCGGCGGGGGTTTCCAGATCTATTCGCTGATCGTGTTCCAGCAGTACGCCCCCGATCCGACCGATGTGCATGCGGCACACAGCATTTATTTCCAGGTGCTGGGCGAGCATGGTTTCGTCGGCTTGTTCCTGTTCCTGCTGCTGTGGTTCATGGTTTGGCGCGATGGCGCATGGCTGCGCAAGCACACTCAGGACCTGCCGGAGGCGCGGTGGGCACGGGATCTGGGGTCGATGTGCCAAGTGGCGCTGGTCGGTTATCTGGTTGGCGGCGCGTTCCTCAGCCTCGCGTACTTTGACCTTCCGTATAACCTTCTGGTGCTGACGGCGCTTACGCGGCGCTGGGTTGCCGAGCGTGCATGGCTGACTGAGCCTGCCGACGCGCCGCTCATTGGAAACAGATCCGCCAAACGAGTGGAAGCCGCCACATGA
- a CDS encoding polysaccharide deacetylase family protein: MIRAGLTVLSPRGTRARLSVFIWHRVAPTPDPMFPGELHAERFARTLGWIKRWFNVLPLDEAVRRLSDGALPARAAAITFDDGYADNLTVAAPILQAAGLHATFFVATGYLDGGRMWNDGLIEAVRRSPLDVLDTPQWGRFSLADWRGREAAALRLIDQIKYLEPTAREQAVVDVARAAHTTLPTDLMMSSTQVVQLHRLGFAIGAHTVSHPILAKISLPRAREEIGGGRDVLERLIGARVPLFAYPNGKPGRDYLPEHVALVSELGFDAAVSTAWGASASGDDIFQLRRFTPWDAGRLRFGIRMAQNLAQPLREALV; the protein is encoded by the coding sequence ATGATCCGTGCAGGCCTGACCGTATTGTCGCCTCGGGGCACGCGTGCGCGATTGTCGGTGTTCATCTGGCACCGGGTTGCTCCGACGCCGGATCCGATGTTCCCGGGCGAACTGCATGCTGAGCGCTTTGCGCGCACGCTGGGCTGGATCAAGCGCTGGTTCAATGTGCTGCCCTTGGACGAGGCGGTAAGGCGCCTGAGCGACGGCGCCTTACCGGCGCGCGCTGCCGCCATTACCTTCGATGACGGCTATGCAGACAACCTGACCGTCGCCGCGCCCATCTTGCAGGCGGCCGGCTTGCATGCCACCTTCTTCGTTGCCACCGGCTATCTCGATGGTGGGCGCATGTGGAACGACGGTTTGATCGAAGCGGTGCGCCGTTCGCCGCTCGATGTTCTCGACACCCCGCAGTGGGGCCGCTTCTCCCTGGCGGACTGGCGAGGGCGGGAAGCGGCTGCGTTGCGCTTGATCGACCAGATCAAGTACCTCGAACCCACTGCTCGGGAACAGGCTGTCGTTGACGTGGCGCGCGCCGCTCACACGACGCTGCCGACCGATCTGATGATGAGCAGTACTCAGGTCGTTCAGCTACACCGGCTTGGTTTCGCGATCGGTGCGCATACGGTGAGCCACCCGATCCTGGCGAAGATCTCGCTGCCGCGTGCGAGGGAAGAGATTGGAGGCGGGCGTGACGTGTTGGAGCGGCTGATCGGCGCGCGCGTGCCATTGTTTGCCTATCCGAACGGTAAGCCCGGGCGCGACTACCTGCCCGAGCACGTTGCGCTCGTAAGCGAACTTGGCTTCGATGCAGCGGTGTCGACGGCCTGGGGGGCCTCTGCTTCCGGTGACGATATCTTCCAGCTGCGTCGGTTCACGCCTTGGGACGCGGGGCGCCTTCGTTTCGGGATCCGGATGGCACAGAACCTCGCGCAACCCTTGCGCGAGGCGCTGGTATAA
- a CDS encoding asparagine synthetase B family protein yields the protein MTARLNRLVCRFDPAQIDSSRDLPAALSDALDITLPGLQLQAAGPDIRFDRSSRQLVVQIGRPTVQDPALASAYASAGPSALLDALINDPIGLANSLGGRFALLWIDLDRARLGCLNDRFATHPLCWAVEASAIAVASRADAVPIRQREIDPQAIFDYLYFHVIPAPRTIFRGVARLEPGHMLSRDSVGLRDTQWWQPRFTQTPVSDIDTLKAQFVGAIRGAVERESSGSGRVAAFLSGGTDSSTVIGMLRDVSGEQPRGYSIGFDTAGYDEMEYARIAAKAYGVDHREYYITAQDLVSHIPTVAASYDQPFGNSSALPAYCLGLMARADGYDKLLAGDGGDELFGGNARYAKQKVFELYQAIPAAIRSSLIEPVAGAGWASRIPGVSKACSYVEQARMSPLARTEQYNLLQRLGQDSVLGPQFRALTDADAPLQLRRRVWDGVRADTVLDHELGFDWRFTLADNDLPKVIGTTSLAGLDVGFPLLNEDLIAIALSLPDAMKLKGFKLRWFFKDALRGFLPDEILTKKKHGFGLPFGHWALSDPALRTLSRDSVHGLVDRGILQRGFVDALFGELLPAHPGYYGEMVWIGMMLEQWLRANAPDTRF from the coding sequence ATGACGGCCCGCCTCAACCGGCTGGTCTGCCGCTTCGATCCTGCTCAGATCGACTCCAGTCGCGACCTGCCTGCCGCGTTAAGTGATGCGTTAGACATCACGTTGCCTGGCCTCCAGCTTCAAGCTGCGGGGCCTGATATTCGTTTTGACCGGTCGAGCCGGCAACTCGTGGTGCAAATCGGCCGCCCCACGGTGCAAGACCCCGCTCTCGCTTCGGCCTATGCAAGCGCCGGTCCGTCGGCGTTGCTTGACGCGTTGATTAACGATCCGATCGGGCTCGCCAACAGCCTGGGCGGCCGCTTCGCATTGCTTTGGATCGACCTCGATCGCGCTCGCCTCGGCTGCCTCAACGATCGCTTCGCCACCCATCCACTGTGCTGGGCCGTGGAAGCCTCAGCCATTGCCGTAGCGTCGCGCGCAGATGCGGTCCCGATCAGACAGAGGGAAATCGATCCGCAGGCGATCTTCGATTACCTCTATTTCCACGTCATTCCTGCGCCAAGAACGATATTTCGCGGCGTTGCGCGCCTGGAGCCCGGCCACATGCTCAGCCGCGACAGCGTCGGGCTTCGCGATACGCAATGGTGGCAACCGCGTTTCACGCAAACGCCTGTCAGCGATATCGACACGCTAAAGGCGCAGTTCGTCGGCGCGATCCGTGGGGCCGTCGAACGGGAATCATCGGGGTCCGGACGCGTCGCAGCCTTCCTTTCTGGCGGAACGGATAGCTCAACCGTCATCGGCATGCTGCGTGACGTCTCCGGTGAGCAGCCACGGGGCTACTCGATCGGTTTCGACACCGCGGGCTACGACGAAATGGAGTACGCACGGATTGCGGCCAAGGCTTACGGCGTCGACCACCGCGAGTACTACATCACGGCACAGGATCTCGTCAGCCATATCCCTACCGTCGCAGCCAGCTACGACCAGCCGTTCGGAAATTCGTCAGCGCTGCCGGCCTACTGCCTTGGACTGATGGCACGTGCCGACGGTTACGACAAGCTGCTCGCGGGCGACGGCGGCGACGAACTCTTTGGCGGCAACGCGCGTTACGCGAAGCAAAAGGTTTTTGAACTCTACCAAGCGATTCCCGCCGCGATACGCAGCAGTCTGATCGAACCAGTTGCGGGCGCCGGATGGGCAAGCCGCATTCCCGGCGTAAGCAAGGCCTGCAGCTATGTCGAGCAGGCACGTATGTCGCCGCTCGCTCGAACGGAGCAATACAACCTGTTGCAACGTCTCGGGCAGGACTCGGTGCTCGGCCCGCAATTCCGCGCCCTGACTGACGCCGACGCGCCGCTTCAATTGCGTCGGCGCGTCTGGGATGGCGTGCGTGCCGACACCGTGCTCGATCACGAGCTCGGGTTCGACTGGCGTTTCACCCTCGCCGACAACGACTTGCCGAAGGTGATCGGCACGACCTCATTGGCAGGGCTTGATGTTGGCTTCCCTCTGCTGAACGAGGATCTCATCGCAATCGCCTTGTCGCTGCCTGATGCGATGAAACTCAAGGGTTTCAAGCTTCGCTGGTTCTTCAAGGACGCACTGCGGGGCTTCCTGCCCGACGAAATTCTGACGAAGAAGAAGCACGGCTTCGGCCTCCCCTTTGGCCACTGGGCCTTGTCGGACCCCGCCTTGCGCACGCTCTCGCGCGATTCGGTGCATGGGCTAGTAGACCGCGGCATCCTGCAGCGAGGCTTCGTCGATGCGCTCTTCGGTGAGCTGTTGCCCGCCCATCCCGGCTATTACGGTGAGATGGTGTGGATCGGCATGATGCTTGAGCAGTGGCTACGCGCCAACGCGCCAGACACCCGTTTCTAG
- a CDS encoding pyridoxal-dependent decarboxylase, exosortase A system-associated: MSETRTPPRHVEMSQFPHEGGELLVGGIPLSRLAARVGQTPFYAYDRGLLAARVDTLRSTLPAGIQLHYAMKANPMPALVSFMARLVDGLDVASGRELRVALDTGMDPSEISFAGPGKSLAELEQAVASNVLLNIESAREARLLSDIGERTGWVARVAVRVNPDFELKSSGMKMGGGPKQFGVDAESVPALLAEIGQLGLQFEGFHLYAGSQNLRAESIVEAQRKSFELCVRLAESAPSEVKSFNLGGGFGIPYFPGEGHLDLAPVADNLAQLQQEAAGKAPGAHLVIELGRYLVGEAGVYVARVVERKLSRGHVYLVTDGGMHHHLAASGNFGQVIRKNYPVAIGNRMRAGETENVSVVGPLCTPLDLLADKMDLPPAQEGDLVVVFQSGAYGFTASPRDFLSHPQPLEVLV; the protein is encoded by the coding sequence ATGAGCGAAACGCGAACCCCGCCGCGCCACGTCGAGATGAGCCAGTTTCCGCACGAAGGCGGCGAGCTACTGGTCGGTGGCATACCGTTGAGCCGACTTGCGGCACGCGTGGGGCAAACTCCCTTCTACGCGTACGATCGCGGCCTGCTTGCGGCGCGGGTCGATACGCTTCGCAGCACCCTGCCCGCCGGCATCCAGCTTCACTATGCGATGAAGGCCAACCCCATGCCGGCACTGGTGAGCTTCATGGCGCGGCTCGTCGATGGGCTTGACGTCGCGTCGGGACGCGAACTGCGCGTGGCACTCGATACCGGCATGGACCCGAGCGAGATCAGCTTCGCCGGGCCAGGCAAAAGCCTCGCGGAGCTGGAGCAGGCAGTGGCCAGCAACGTACTGCTGAACATCGAGTCGGCGCGCGAAGCTCGGCTTCTGAGCGATATCGGTGAGCGGACCGGCTGGGTTGCACGCGTCGCAGTGCGAGTGAATCCGGACTTTGAACTGAAGAGTTCCGGCATGAAGATGGGCGGCGGACCGAAGCAGTTCGGCGTCGATGCCGAGAGCGTGCCTGCGCTGCTCGCCGAGATCGGCCAACTGGGTCTGCAGTTCGAGGGCTTTCATCTTTACGCCGGGTCGCAGAACTTGCGCGCCGAATCCATCGTCGAGGCGCAGCGCAAGAGTTTTGAACTCTGCGTGCGCCTCGCCGAGTCGGCCCCCTCCGAGGTCAAGAGCTTCAATCTCGGCGGCGGGTTCGGCATTCCGTACTTCCCGGGTGAGGGCCATCTGGACCTGGCGCCGGTCGCCGACAACCTTGCACAGCTTCAGCAGGAAGCGGCCGGCAAGGCGCCAGGGGCACACCTTGTCATCGAACTCGGGCGCTACCTCGTCGGGGAGGCCGGCGTGTACGTCGCCCGCGTAGTCGAACGCAAGCTGTCGCGCGGCCATGTTTACCTCGTTACCGATGGCGGCATGCATCACCACCTGGCCGCATCAGGCAACTTCGGCCAAGTGATCCGCAAGAACTATCCGGTTGCGATCGGAAACCGCATGCGTGCGGGCGAAACTGAAAATGTATCGGTCGTTGGCCCGCTCTGCACGCCGCTGGACTTGCTGGCGGACAAAATGGACCTTCCGCCGGCGCAAGAGGGCGATCTGGTGGTCGTTTTCCAGTCCGGTGCCTACGGCTTCACGGCCAGCCCGCGCGACTTCCTATCTCACCCGCAGCCGCTTGAGGTGCTGGTATGA
- a CDS encoding acyl-CoA ligase (AMP-forming), exosortase A system-associated has protein sequence MTTLLHQLPCVWSDRAPERPALTFSGQTLHYGELAEQIERFAHGVLALGLSRGERVAIWLDKRPETVVASFGATAAGGVFVPINPLLKPEQVAYILRDCNVRILVSSPERLALLDSVLSDCHDLRHLVSTSTSPTLASPQPATTWEALTNSAARTPHRVIDSDMAAILYTSGSTGRPKGVVLSHRNMVAGAKSVASYLQNTADDTLLAALPLSFDAGFSQLTTGFAVGARVVLLNYLLPRDVIKAMEREQVTGLTAVPPLWIQLTQVEWPDAIRSHLRYFANTGGRMPLETLKALRQRVPEAKPFLMYGLTEAFRATYLPPEEVDRRPDSIGKSIPNSEVMVLREDGTPCAPQEPGELVQRGALVAMGYWNDAEKTAERFRPLPSGVAGRESGIVLPEIAVFSGDTVRMDEEGFLYFIGRRDEMIKTSGYRVSPTEVEEVIYGTQLVGECAAFGVEHPTLGQAIVLVACAPAGRTLDQAALQTECRARLPAWQVPAHIVIRDGALPRNPNGKIDRKALSAEFQTFFLDATK, from the coding sequence ATGACGACATTGCTGCACCAACTCCCCTGCGTTTGGTCAGACCGCGCACCAGAAAGGCCCGCGCTCACGTTTTCCGGGCAGACGCTGCACTACGGCGAACTGGCCGAACAGATCGAGCGCTTCGCCCACGGCGTTCTGGCGCTAGGCCTGTCACGTGGCGAACGCGTCGCAATCTGGCTCGACAAACGGCCGGAGACGGTTGTCGCAAGCTTCGGTGCCACCGCGGCGGGCGGCGTCTTCGTACCGATTAATCCGCTGCTGAAGCCTGAGCAAGTCGCGTACATCCTCCGCGACTGCAACGTGCGGATTCTCGTCAGCTCGCCGGAACGCCTGGCCTTGCTCGACTCGGTCTTGTCCGACTGTCACGATCTGCGTCATCTGGTTTCTACCAGCACCTCACCAACGCTTGCCTCGCCGCAACCGGCGACGACTTGGGAGGCATTGACGAATTCAGCTGCCCGAACGCCGCATCGCGTCATCGACAGTGACATGGCGGCGATTCTCTACACTTCGGGCAGCACCGGGCGGCCCAAGGGTGTCGTGCTATCGCATCGGAACATGGTCGCTGGCGCGAAGAGCGTTGCAAGCTATCTGCAAAACACTGCAGACGACACACTACTGGCCGCACTTCCGCTCTCCTTCGATGCAGGCTTCTCGCAGCTGACCACCGGCTTTGCGGTAGGCGCGCGCGTCGTGCTCCTCAACTACCTGCTCCCGCGCGATGTCATCAAGGCGATGGAACGCGAGCAGGTTACCGGGCTGACAGCGGTCCCTCCGCTCTGGATTCAGCTCACGCAGGTCGAATGGCCAGACGCGATCCGAAGCCATTTGCGCTATTTCGCCAACACGGGTGGGCGCATGCCGCTCGAAACGCTCAAAGCGCTGCGCCAGCGCGTGCCGGAGGCCAAGCCCTTCCTGATGTACGGCCTGACCGAAGCCTTCCGCGCCACCTACCTTCCGCCTGAGGAGGTTGACCGCCGCCCGGACTCGATCGGCAAGTCGATTCCCAACTCCGAGGTCATGGTGCTGCGAGAAGACGGCACTCCTTGCGCGCCGCAGGAACCCGGGGAACTGGTCCAACGCGGTGCGCTGGTTGCAATGGGTTACTGGAATGACGCCGAGAAGACGGCCGAACGCTTCCGGCCATTGCCGTCAGGCGTTGCCGGGCGTGAGAGTGGCATCGTGCTACCGGAGATCGCCGTATTTTCGGGCGACACCGTCCGAATGGACGAAGAGGGCTTTTTGTACTTCATTGGTCGCCGCGACGAGATGATCAAGACCTCGGGCTACCGCGTCAGCCCGACCGAAGTGGAAGAAGTCATCTACGGCACACAACTGGTCGGCGAGTGCGCAGCGTTTGGCGTCGAGCATCCGACGCTGGGCCAGGCCATCGTACTCGTCGCGTGCGCACCCGCTGGTCGTACCCTTGATCAAGCTGCGCTGCAAACCGAATGCCGTGCACGACTGCCCGCATGGCAAGTGCCGGCGCACATTGTGATCCGCGACGGCGCGCTGCCCCGCAACCCGAACGGCAAGATCGACCGCAAAGCGCTGTCCGCCGAATTTCAGACCTTTTTTCTAGACGCCACAAAATGA
- a CDS encoding polysaccharide pyruvyl transferase family protein encodes MQNRQKTLLLLNTGAGENLGDRAMLTNTVGRLRAQYPDWQLLVSARTPGFLVEEFRLERVSFMIDCLSRWGLRPSSAVHGSRLTQLLYATLGTTEFVLLALVALVCKAASRRPLGRFMEAEFIRTLLDADAVLFVGGGYLTDQGKLECRALLTTGLLAMYLRKPVILSGQGLGPFSTRLTRWLMRRVTNHAEMIGLRDSGHGKSLLVSLGVSTAKAETVCDDALTLSPSYIAQSLPKTIGIHWRVSPHQADTQRVQNVLECMLDKLACDGWTILLFQFHEREKYEASIYRQWLSSGRWPSARLIKDRDPRVLRAEIASCTVALGMAYHFSVFALAAAVPVLGLWHKPYYRDKIGGLMTAFGHPEWALDDRVISPDSLYETLTKMAASDCRPALVKRGSELAALHEDWQTRVDTRLSQI; translated from the coding sequence ATGCAGAATAGACAGAAGACCCTACTGCTGCTTAACACGGGCGCCGGCGAAAACCTCGGCGACCGAGCCATGCTCACAAACACCGTGGGGCGCTTGCGAGCGCAATATCCGGATTGGCAACTGCTCGTCAGTGCGCGAACCCCCGGTTTTTTGGTCGAAGAGTTCCGGCTCGAACGCGTGAGCTTCATGATTGACTGCCTTAGCCGTTGGGGCCTTCGGCCAAGTTCTGCGGTCCACGGCTCACGCCTGACTCAACTCTTATACGCCACGCTTGGCACGACCGAATTCGTCCTGCTAGCGCTGGTCGCGCTGGTTTGCAAAGCCGCATCTCGGCGCCCCTTGGGCCGTTTCATGGAGGCTGAGTTCATTCGAACCTTGCTGGATGCCGACGCGGTGCTCTTTGTTGGCGGAGGCTACCTGACTGATCAAGGGAAACTAGAGTGCCGTGCACTGCTGACTACGGGCCTGCTTGCAATGTACTTGAGGAAGCCAGTCATCTTGAGTGGCCAGGGTCTGGGACCGTTTTCGACGCGGCTTACGCGGTGGTTGATGCGGCGCGTCACCAATCATGCGGAGATGATCGGTCTACGCGACTCAGGACACGGGAAGAGTCTTCTGGTCTCGCTTGGCGTCTCTACGGCAAAAGCCGAAACCGTCTGCGACGATGCGCTGACCTTGTCGCCAAGCTATATCGCGCAGTCGTTGCCCAAGACCATCGGTATCCACTGGCGCGTCTCTCCACATCAAGCAGACACGCAGCGAGTACAAAATGTCCTGGAGTGCATGCTCGACAAGCTTGCCTGCGACGGCTGGACAATCCTGTTGTTCCAGTTTCATGAGCGCGAAAAGTACGAGGCGAGCATCTATCGGCAATGGCTATCGTCTGGGCGGTGGCCCTCGGCTCGCTTGATAAAGGATCGCGATCCCCGGGTGCTGCGGGCGGAGATCGCGAGCTGTACCGTCGCGCTGGGCATGGCCTACCATTTTTCAGTGTTTGCACTAGCTGCTGCGGTGCCAGTGCTGGGGCTCTGGCACAAGCCGTATTACCGCGACAAGATCGGCGGTCTCATGACCGCGTTTGGGCACCCGGAGTGGGCGTTGGATGACCGGGTGATCTCGCCCGACTCGCTATACGAAACGCTGACCAAGATGGCCGCGTCGGACTGCCGACCGGCTCTTGTGAAACGCGGAAGCGAATTGGCGGCCCTTCACGAAGACTGGCAAACACGGGTCGACACTCGCCTGTCACAGATTTGA
- a CDS encoding oligosaccharide flippase family protein yields the protein MTTVRQALGLAATQRLLAFAINLVTTMTIARLITPAESGIYSLAVGLVAIVQMFRDFGVGEYLVQAQELTEKTIRSAFGMSLLLAWTLGGLLLAAAIPAAHFYKEPVVANVVRILSINFFLVPFGYITHALLTREMRFGTMLIIQTSSAAVGSVAAILLAWRGFGAIGLAWSLVAAMVANTLMLLAVRPASVAFRPDFSAWRKIGGFGIYKTSGMLLEQLARRTPDFALSRSLGFAASGLYSRANGLADTFGDFVVGTVYRVALPQFAKIKNEGGPLGPTYIETYRMFACIPLSFFSFMALYSEPVINVLFGHQWLSAAPAMSLIAIAGLLSTPVMLAAPALTGTGSIDKLFRAQLIANPVQILAISFAAAFSIEAVALCMCGMSLLRVALYHQQIKRAHKVPLSAVLSALVPSLTVVACSLVAPVLFLAWSRSHNIPALVTATAGGTIFVSGWLASLYALKHPYRAELGRMYRQLRSGRA from the coding sequence ATGACCACTGTTCGTCAGGCGCTCGGCCTGGCTGCAACGCAACGCCTGCTAGCTTTTGCCATCAACCTCGTCACCACGATGACGATCGCTCGGTTGATCACGCCGGCCGAGAGTGGGATCTATTCGCTGGCAGTGGGGCTGGTTGCCATCGTTCAGATGTTCCGTGACTTCGGTGTCGGCGAGTACCTCGTCCAAGCACAAGAACTCACGGAAAAGACGATCCGCTCGGCTTTCGGCATGTCGTTGCTGCTGGCATGGACGCTCGGCGGACTACTCCTCGCAGCCGCAATTCCCGCCGCCCATTTCTACAAGGAACCGGTCGTCGCCAACGTCGTGCGCATTCTGTCGATCAACTTCTTCCTTGTGCCTTTCGGCTACATCACGCACGCGCTCCTGACTCGGGAGATGCGCTTCGGCACCATGTTGATCATCCAGACCAGCAGCGCCGCAGTCGGCTCCGTCGCTGCAATTCTGTTGGCTTGGCGTGGTTTTGGAGCCATCGGGCTTGCCTGGTCACTAGTCGCCGCCATGGTGGCCAACACACTGATGCTGCTGGCGGTTCGTCCGGCAAGCGTCGCTTTCAGGCCCGACTTTTCGGCGTGGCGAAAAATCGGCGGCTTTGGCATCTACAAAACAAGCGGCATGCTATTGGAACAACTCGCGCGCCGAACGCCCGACTTCGCACTTTCTCGCTCGCTTGGATTCGCGGCCTCAGGGCTCTATAGCCGTGCAAACGGGTTGGCCGACACCTTTGGCGACTTCGTCGTCGGGACGGTATATCGTGTAGCGCTACCGCAGTTCGCGAAGATCAAGAATGAGGGCGGTCCGCTGGGGCCGACGTACATCGAAACATATCGGATGTTCGCGTGCATACCGCTCTCCTTTTTCAGCTTCATGGCCCTCTACTCGGAACCGGTGATCAACGTCCTGTTCGGGCATCAATGGTTATCGGCCGCGCCAGCCATGTCGCTCATCGCGATTGCCGGCTTGCTCTCGACGCCTGTCATGCTGGCGGCCCCTGCACTAACCGGCACGGGGTCGATCGACAAACTGTTCCGGGCACAATTGATTGCCAATCCGGTTCAAATCCTGGCGATAAGTTTCGCTGCGGCATTCAGCATTGAGGCCGTCGCGCTCTGCATGTGCGGGATGAGCCTTCTACGCGTTGCGCTGTATCACCAGCAAATCAAGCGCGCGCACAAGGTTCCCTTGTCAGCCGTCCTCAGCGCGCTAGTGCCAAGCCTTACAGTAGTCGCCTGTTCGTTGGTGGCACCAGTATTATTCCTAGCTTGGTCCCGCAGCCACAACATTCCCGCATTAGTCACGGCGACCGCAGGCGGCACGATCTTTGTCTCCGGATGGCTCGCCAGCCTGTACGCGCTGAAGCACCCCTACCGGGCGGAACTTGGCCGGATGTACCGTCAGCTCCGATCCGGACGCGCCTGA